Part of the Sorghum bicolor cultivar BTx623 chromosome 1, Sorghum_bicolor_NCBIv3, whole genome shotgun sequence genome, GAAACAATGAGGTTTCTAATCTCGTCTGCTAGACGAACAATTATTCATATTAAGGTGGATCAATGATGCTACCATATGCTGAAATGGCATGTATGTACAATAAAACATGTGAGGGCTTTGTCAGAAACATTATCCATTGATATATTCTAAATTCTAAATGGACATAGTAAACTTGATGAcacatgcaaaaaaaaaaaaaaacgcagTAGGTATCCTGTGTGACTGTAACCATTTTCTGGTTCTGAATCTCACATTGTTAACTGTGCTTTGATACACGGTCATAATCCACAAACATTGTAAAATAATTGTGGAATCAACCTTTTCATTCATCAGATCTTCATTTTTAATAAAGCATGAAACACCAGCTCAAAAAAGTAGTATGGTCTCAATTCACAACTATATCATTTCTATCCATTCTTAAACACATTTTATTAAACGGAAAATGCAAAAGAGTCATATCAACTGGGTGTCTACTGCAGCTAAACACTGGAAACATGTTGCAGTTTAAGACTTACTAAACTAATCAGATTCATAAGAATGGATGCTACGATTCTTGAATTATATACAGCTTCACAATGAGCAAATTGAGTTCACATTAGGAAGACCACGTTAAAAGCCATCTGGACAAGATTACTGGCAACACTCTGACACTAAATTGAAGCAAAAGTTCATTCAAGATAGTTATATAAATCAGGAAAAGGAAGCATGCTATAATATACTAGAACGCAATAGCAGTACACACATGTCCACCCTGGGAAACACATGATTCAATAAAATTCAATAACAGTACACACCTGTCTACTTTGAGAAACAGCATTCCCCTGAACATGTGAGTTCCTTAACTTCTCTATAGAAGAATAATTGTTTTGCAGACATTCTTCATGTATGATCAATAACTGTTCAGCAACCTGTTAAAAAAAATCATTGAAACCAATGAACACTAGTACACTACACTGGTTATTGCAAGTTTCTGTGTTCTAGGATACAAAATTGTTGCTGAAGACAAATTAGATGAGATATTCTTACTAGACCTAGTTCTTAAGAAATATTATCTACTGGTGAGCGAGTTATATGTCATAAAGTGCATAAGATCTTTCCAATCCCAATACTCATTGTGTAATGTTGAAATGGTCCAATCCACATCCAAACATCCATCCATGTACCAATCAAACCATGCTACCTTTTTTTTCGCGACTAATCAAACCATGCTACCTAGGGTGCCTATCTAGTACATTTCACTTCAAAGGCAAGTATCATGATCTGATAAGGCAATTAATGTCAAGTACAATCATGTCTTGAGCACAACTGTCACATACTATTCGGTAAGAGTATTAGAATCTGTTCATGCTTCTATCCTTAGAAATGAGAACACCTTAACGTCTGACGCTGCTAAATAGAAACAATAGATTGCTCAACTTGTAAAAAAATAGTCTGGTAAAAACAGTAAATGAGGTATATATGAATCCAAACTAAGTCAGAATTGAAGGATTCATATATAATATACCTCCTCAACACTATTATCCTCAAAGTCAGAATTGAAGGATTCAGAAATTGTGTCATACATCATATCCACCAAGTCTTCGAAATAATGTGGACCTGCAAAGAAAACTTTATCAGTACAAATAGACCCATAAAAGTGTCCAAGCTGGCTAAGTTAACCCCATAGTTGAAcagatgcaaaaaaaaaaaacactttcCTAAAATAAACAGAAGCTATAAAAAACTGGATTGTATATTTTTTCAGGCAAATAATACTGAGTAAAATGTATGCACTTGTGACCTTAAAAATTTAATACAAACCACTAAAGTAAAGAAAAATACTAGCTCAGGGCTGACAACTGAAATATAAGTCAATTACAAAAATACTAACTCATTAAGACACAATCAGTTAATTATGTTTACCAATGACACAACTAGCTGGTAGTACGTATTTCCAATTTCCAACAAGCTTTTTACGAACCTAGCCATAAGGCCACTTTCCTGCAAAAGTCTAATTCCACTTTCCTGCTGAAAAGATAGCCATAAGGATTAAGGAGACCCCCCCCCCTAGTTGCAGTGGAGTAGCATTCCCAATTTTCTCGGAGGACACTAGGTGGCATGTTTCTTGATAAGATCTAGGATGCATCATTTTTTAGTTTTCTTAACAAGGTATCCAATTGGCCATGTGGCACTGAGTTGCAATGACCAACTGAGACATATGGCTTCCATGTTTGATCCTTGAGTCCACTATGATGAACCTAACAAAGGCCTAGTACATCTCACCAAGTCACAAGTGTTTTTAAATctcttccagctaagtgtctCATAAATCTCTCCAATTGTGACTAATTCAGAAGCTCCCACCAATTAAATGCATGTGACAATGCACCTAGCCATTTCCTTGCTGGCTACAGATGATATCCACCATCCATCAAGACTTACAAAGGCCTGAATCCAGTAGTTTTGGTTTTTAGTTCTAATATAAATATGTATTCATGTCATAAATTATATATGCTGATGATAAATATCAATGAGGCGGCTTTTGCAGTAAAATGGACAGCATACTGCATGGCAGCTGAATGGCTCccatattttaaattttaaatgaaATGAACAAACTGTTTTAGAACCAAAGTTGTCAAAGATTTCTATTGAACAAAAATTGGTTGCTTCTTAAATGAAATGTACAAACTGCTCTAGAACCAAAGTTGACCAAGATTTCTATCGGACAAAAACTGGTTGCTTCTTAAGGATAAATGACTATCTGTTCAACTATCTGGATCAAGATAATTCAAAAGGGCAACCTCCAAAAAAGAATTAAACAATCTTAAGTTCCTCCACATTTCACATTTAATAGACAAGCAACCAATTATGATGATCAATTCATACAAATCACATCGTTTTTTCATGTAATGAATCAAACTTCTGCACACAATCAGAAACCCAAATCCACATGTAACATAGCAACTATCTACAGTCgatccaaattccaaactccctGAATGAAGACATGAGAATTCAGAAACTATAAACTAAACAACATACCAACCGTACTTCCGGATCCCACCTCACGAGGAGAAAATCATCCGAGTATGTTGGGGGAGCTGCACGTACCCTTAGTGCGGCAGAACCAGAAGAGGATGGACTCGCCGAACTGATCGGCCTTGGAGCGAGAGTCGCGGCCGCCCCACTGGTTCTCCACCGCCATCTGCAGCGCCGTCCACCGCCCGAACACTAGCCTGATGGCCTCTCCAAACGCCGCCTCCGCCTCGGCCGAGATCGGCCCGGGGCCcgggccgccgccaccgccgttgGATGCAGCCATGGTGTCGCGGGCTTGGGACGGACTGATGGAGGAAGGCGGCTAGGGTTTTTCCCTCTCAGACTCGTGCGCAGACAGAGACAGAACCAGCCGTGGTCACCCTTCCAGATGCCGACTCCGGAGGAAAATGCGGCCCAAGAAAAATGTGCACACGCCACGCCAGGGGCCAGGTTCTGAGCTTCGTGAGTGCATCTCCATTTTCGGGCTTTAGGCGGCCCAGATTTCAGGTCCACCTTTAGAGGCCTGGCCCAAGAGAggtttaagccttgtttagttcctcaattttt contains:
- the LOC8057206 gene encoding pre-rRNA-processing protein TSR2; translation: MAASNGGGGGPGPGPISAEAEAAFGEAIRLVFGRWTALQMAVENQWGGRDSRSKADQFGESILFWFCRTKGPHYFEDLVDMMYDTISESFNSDFEDNSVEEVAEQLLIIHEECLQNNYSSIEKLRNSHVQGNAVSQSRQIVADDDDDSDSSDDGDDTSMMEDQEAPPEEMAVDRPRPPRPTPDADGWTVVPPRRGGRNRN